One part of the Paenibacillus silvisoli genome encodes these proteins:
- a CDS encoding restriction endonuclease-like protein, with translation MDSPLIGSPNRSIELLRIESNLFNLYIHGKPFHPTVDSLQLHRNEERQLIPAQLLVSSTSSVLVIEKLYVFNPEVLKLVDWQTGEAAYPLFFETQSYEFVVEKKEDVPIAFFHENLNIRQAVKPLGRGSILSGVLNFQNEVGLTDLELRMHGKTLLSLQLEIFPVKMDYKRDYQMILNDVNQQIYNLSFDFLRKTYNLTGLKETKNQSLTEFFSILKHVFSHLIQAVERIQFAPHSKHQVENRIVSSGQVRKPGKKNIQFLSKHPHLLVQDNHGIVSIHGQRYNPSHALETKRYVDYDTNENRFVRWVLQRIAQKLKALKQRLTEKGKLLDPHLSRQLTDMQSQMQRLLGLDFLQVKDMNKLSITIVLQMAPGYRDVYRNYLMLMKGLSIQSDLFHLSMKDLAQLYEYWCFLKIHDLLSRKYELLKQDIIKVNRTGIFVTLDKTQKAKVVYRNPKNGEEFTLYYNTLPLGEKTHTVAQRPDNVLTLKKNDSKTVYKYVFDAKYRLDPAYEGTPYSRNYKIPGPEESDINTMHRYRDAIVCEEERGDGIERSMFGAFVLFPYHDEEQYKEHRFYKSIQLVNVGAFPFLPNATKLMEAFLDEIISDSPERSYERATRPSGTKTYYQNQLSGRNVLVGSMRRVEQLDEALKHSFYHVPLENLTDHTVLSQLEYVALYQSVKQFESQGRGSGIQWYGKIKDWKVLRRSEISEIPARAGTENKLYVKFTVERWMKREKSIIPGGHGIYSLLLTSIYIFDRADEVAELRLETEEDIRLWREKRRQGRLKVELDHEQADLASKVEAITDVE, from the coding sequence ATGGATTCACCTCTTATTGGCTCTCCTAACCGAAGCATCGAGCTGCTTCGCATTGAGTCGAATTTATTCAATCTCTATATACACGGGAAGCCATTTCACCCGACCGTGGATTCGTTGCAGCTTCATCGAAATGAAGAACGGCAGCTTATTCCTGCTCAGCTTCTGGTTTCTTCTACATCGAGCGTATTAGTGATTGAGAAGCTGTATGTGTTTAACCCGGAAGTTCTGAAGCTAGTAGATTGGCAGACGGGAGAGGCTGCCTACCCTCTATTTTTCGAAACGCAGTCTTATGAGTTTGTCGTCGAAAAGAAAGAGGATGTGCCGATTGCGTTCTTCCACGAGAACCTGAATATTCGCCAAGCAGTGAAACCGCTGGGCAGAGGATCGATTCTCTCCGGCGTGCTTAACTTCCAGAATGAAGTAGGGTTAACCGATCTGGAGCTACGCATGCATGGGAAGACGTTGCTTTCGCTGCAACTTGAAATCTTCCCTGTAAAAATGGACTACAAGCGCGATTATCAGATGATCTTGAATGATGTGAACCAGCAGATTTATAATCTTTCGTTTGATTTTCTGCGTAAGACCTATAATTTGACCGGGCTTAAAGAGACGAAGAATCAGAGTTTAACGGAGTTTTTCTCCATTCTAAAACATGTCTTTAGTCATTTAATTCAGGCCGTGGAACGGATTCAATTTGCGCCACATTCTAAGCATCAGGTTGAAAATCGAATTGTATCGTCCGGGCAAGTGAGAAAGCCGGGAAAAAAGAATATCCAGTTTCTTAGTAAGCATCCGCACCTTCTAGTGCAGGACAATCATGGGATCGTGTCTATTCATGGGCAACGCTACAACCCGAGTCATGCGCTAGAGACGAAGCGTTACGTGGACTATGATACGAATGAGAATCGGTTCGTTAGATGGGTTTTACAGCGGATCGCGCAGAAGCTTAAAGCGTTGAAACAACGTTTAACCGAGAAAGGGAAGCTTCTTGATCCCCACTTATCCAGGCAACTAACAGATATGCAATCTCAGATGCAGAGGCTGTTGGGATTGGATTTTCTGCAGGTCAAGGATATGAACAAGCTCTCGATTACGATTGTCCTGCAAATGGCACCGGGGTACCGTGACGTGTATCGCAACTATCTCATGCTGATGAAGGGGTTATCTATCCAGAGTGATCTGTTCCATTTGTCCATGAAGGACTTGGCCCAACTATACGAATACTGGTGCTTCTTGAAAATACACGATCTGCTTAGTCGTAAATACGAGCTACTAAAACAAGATATTATTAAAGTGAATCGAACAGGCATCTTTGTCACGCTAGATAAGACGCAGAAGGCCAAGGTGGTCTACCGAAATCCTAAGAATGGCGAAGAGTTTACGCTATATTACAACACCTTGCCGCTTGGCGAGAAGACGCATACGGTTGCTCAGCGGCCGGATAATGTTTTGACGCTCAAGAAGAATGATTCCAAGACTGTGTATAAATATGTTTTCGATGCTAAGTACCGACTAGATCCTGCATACGAAGGGACGCCATACAGCCGCAATTACAAAATACCGGGACCCGAGGAATCGGATATCAATACAATGCATCGATACCGAGATGCGATTGTGTGCGAGGAAGAGCGCGGGGACGGAATTGAGCGGAGTATGTTCGGCGCGTTTGTGCTTTTTCCGTACCACGATGAGGAGCAGTATAAAGAGCATCGATTTTATAAAAGCATTCAGCTAGTGAACGTAGGGGCATTCCCGTTTTTGCCGAATGCGACGAAGTTAATGGAAGCTTTCCTGGATGAGATTATCTCGGATAGTCCAGAGAGGTCCTATGAACGGGCAACTCGTCCAAGCGGTACGAAGACCTACTACCAGAATCAATTGAGTGGCCGAAACGTTCTAGTCGGATCGATGCGCAGAGTAGAGCAGTTAGACGAGGCTTTGAAGCATAGCTTCTATCACGTGCCGCTTGAGAATTTGACGGACCATACTGTACTCTCTCAATTGGAGTATGTAGCACTTTATCAATCTGTGAAGCAATTCGAATCTCAAGGCAGGGGCTCTGGTATCCAATGGTATGGAAAGATAAAAGACTGGAAGGTGCTCAGAAGGAGCGAAATCTCTGAAATCCCGGCAAGAGCTGGAACGGAGAACAAGCTCTACGTGAAATTCACCGTGGAGCGTTGGATGAAGCGGGAGAAGTCGATCATACCTGGCGGGCATGGGATTTATTCGTTATTGTTGACGTCGATATATATTTTCGATCGAGCGGATGAAGTGGCTGAGTTGAGGCTTGAAACGGAAGAGGATATTCGTCTATGGCGCGAGAAGCGTCGACAAGGGCGTTTGAAGGTAGAGCTCGATCATGAGCAGGCTGATTTGGCTAGCAAGGTTGAAGCCATAACAGATGTAGAATAG
- a CDS encoding NERD domain-containing protein produces the protein MSLLNKLFGQKRTILNPTFIKDFTKENHQLVALNELYHKVAEGEQKDNIDRDIKLLKYGIDGENNVYFELKNSFLPILCLHDIRLEYEDFVAQLDFVVISSKFICILETKKLSGNISIDSDGNFTRTMKNKHGKEFKEGIYSPVTQNMRHVDILKHVLSKELKTNNMPIMSLVVMANPKTIIKKYKCPAEIERTLIKYDQIKATIEKFQDDKSNQYDLPEKDMYDIAQMLIRLNTPIEMDFNAMYQLSSETSKRKSEETLREELTAYRLQTSRVEQIKAYYIYNNAEMEEMIAKYPRTENELLEVKGFGKVKVEKYGSAILNIFNGD, from the coding sequence ATGTCATTATTAAATAAACTTTTTGGTCAAAAACGTACAATTCTAAATCCAACATTCATAAAAGACTTTACTAAAGAGAATCATCAGCTGGTGGCTCTAAACGAGCTGTATCATAAAGTTGCCGAAGGCGAACAAAAGGATAATATCGATAGGGACATTAAGCTCCTAAAGTACGGAATAGATGGAGAGAATAATGTTTATTTCGAATTGAAAAACTCATTCTTACCAATACTCTGTCTTCATGATATTAGACTAGAGTATGAGGATTTCGTTGCTCAACTTGATTTTGTCGTCATTTCGTCCAAATTCATATGCATCCTTGAAACTAAAAAGCTAAGTGGAAACATATCGATCGACTCAGACGGTAATTTTACAAGAACTATGAAGAATAAACATGGTAAGGAATTCAAAGAGGGCATCTATAGCCCTGTCACTCAAAATATGAGACATGTCGATATACTTAAACATGTACTTTCGAAAGAACTAAAAACCAATAATATGCCGATCATGTCTCTTGTAGTTATGGCTAACCCTAAAACAATAATAAAGAAATATAAGTGCCCTGCAGAGATTGAAAGAACGCTGATTAAGTATGATCAAATTAAAGCGACGATCGAGAAGTTCCAAGATGATAAGTCGAATCAATACGATCTTCCAGAGAAGGATATGTATGATATAGCTCAAATGCTGATCAGGCTTAATACCCCTATAGAGATGGATTTCAATGCAATGTATCAACTTTCAAGTGAAACTTCAAAAAGAAAAAGTGAAGAAACGCTTCGAGAAGAGCTGACAGCCTACAGGCTGCAGACTTCAAGAGTGGAACAAATCAAAGCGTACTACATTTATAATAATGCTGAAATGGAAGAGATGATTGCAAAATACCCTAGAACAGAGAATGAGTTGCTGGAAGTAAAGGGTTTTGGGAAAGTAAAGGTAGAGAAGTATGGGAGTGCAATTTTAAACATATTTAATGGGGATTAA
- a CDS encoding WYL domain-containing protein encodes MHLFEKIFNHQIISRLEDSGTFMVTSHERAWLKTMMEHPATADAFTPDTLEKLRAVLEPDEVTDSSLHLIEKARTMERQVYHPLLRPLRRHIMNKAGIRITYEIKGGQVYSEQLGLPYKLEYSMVKREWYLLWYHARYRTFMSTRLKKIHSVDAELVDPSTAESILGRIGKTLESRKSEAVIEIVRQYNEELSRILYAFSSFEKNVEYDTMNDTYLVRVSLLKDEAEYLLSKIRFLGKRVRVVEAEYLKKRMLESSTKALERYGVSAEGDEELTS; translated from the coding sequence ATGCATCTGTTTGAGAAAATCTTTAATCACCAGATCATCTCCCGGCTGGAGGATTCCGGTACATTCATGGTCACCTCGCACGAGCGGGCATGGCTCAAGACGATGATGGAGCATCCCGCCACGGCAGATGCCTTCACCCCGGACACGTTGGAGAAGCTTCGGGCTGTCCTTGAGCCGGATGAGGTTACGGATAGTTCTCTCCACTTGATCGAGAAGGCTCGTACCATGGAACGGCAGGTCTACCACCCGCTCCTGCGGCCCTTGCGCCGGCACATCATGAATAAGGCAGGCATCCGCATCACCTACGAAATTAAGGGCGGGCAGGTGTATTCGGAGCAATTGGGGCTTCCGTATAAACTGGAGTACTCCATGGTCAAGCGAGAATGGTACTTGCTCTGGTACCACGCTCGGTATCGTACCTTTATGAGCACCCGGCTGAAAAAGATCCACTCCGTCGACGCGGAATTGGTTGATCCGTCAACGGCCGAGAGCATCCTGGGGCGGATCGGAAAAACGCTTGAATCGCGCAAAAGCGAAGCGGTCATTGAAATTGTCCGTCAGTATAACGAGGAATTGTCTCGAATTCTGTACGCCTTCTCCAGCTTCGAGAAGAACGTGGAGTACGATACGATGAACGATACTTATCTGGTCCGCGTTTCGCTGCTTAAGGATGAAGCGGAGTATTTATTGTCCAAGATCCGGTTTCTTGGGAAACGGGTTCGGGTGGTAGAAGCGGAGTATTTGAAAAAGCGGATGCTTGAGTCTTCGACGAAGGCTTTGGAGCGTTATGGGGTTAGTGCGGAGGGGGATGAGGAGCTAACTTCATAG
- a CDS encoding helix-turn-helix transcriptional regulator translates to MAKESFDKEIQFLRMLVLTSGAFSRQQFAERLGISVHTFDKTIRRLKEVVSSVHQHLPQEQSKELSETIRFSYYDSTDPLLLFLFRAKSVKESESQRISLLMAALNERALTAMELLDTCCSSLPSEFPLPDEKTVRSDLKYLEEVGVIQREPGPRPYRYRIQDDLVRCLSDDELIDLYDFVDVMANTQVPSVQGYLLRDGLKKHLLRNQAEPYAVEPYLYKYHYYSRILDEAHLFTLLHAIRLRRKVRFLYFSPKSEKSYASKNTNPLFERKTQGKAEKTLPLKIVYDHQYGRWYLLSHGREGIRKYRMEGITQIEEDEAVDEVLHEEKKSELAEKIRYSWLIDTGRPVTVRARFYNPEGSSEPNFVRERVMLQGQWGQIVEEEEHSFIYEITVNGTTEIKPWLRSFGSSCEVLEPISFRREMIAEWKEIQSYYASV, encoded by the coding sequence TTGGCCAAGGAAAGCTTTGATAAAGAAATTCAATTTCTGCGTATGCTGGTGCTGACAAGCGGAGCGTTCAGTAGACAGCAATTCGCCGAACGACTGGGCATCTCCGTCCACACCTTCGATAAAACGATCCGCCGGCTCAAAGAGGTCGTAAGCTCCGTACATCAGCATTTGCCGCAGGAACAGAGCAAGGAGTTGTCAGAGACCATTCGTTTTAGCTACTATGACTCGACCGACCCGCTGCTCTTGTTTCTATTCCGCGCTAAATCCGTGAAGGAATCCGAAAGCCAGCGCATCTCGCTGCTGATGGCCGCGTTGAATGAACGAGCTTTGACTGCAATGGAGCTTCTGGATACGTGCTGCAGCAGTCTGCCTTCCGAGTTCCCGTTGCCGGATGAGAAAACTGTGCGATCGGACCTCAAGTATTTGGAGGAGGTCGGCGTGATTCAGAGGGAGCCTGGCCCCCGCCCCTACCGATATCGCATCCAAGACGACTTGGTCCGATGCTTATCCGATGATGAGCTGATCGATTTGTATGATTTCGTGGATGTGATGGCGAACACGCAGGTCCCGTCCGTTCAAGGCTATCTGCTGCGCGATGGACTCAAGAAGCATTTGCTGCGCAATCAGGCGGAGCCTTATGCGGTCGAACCCTATTTATATAAATATCACTACTACTCGCGGATCTTGGATGAGGCGCATCTGTTCACGCTCCTTCATGCCATCCGTCTCCGCCGCAAGGTTCGTTTCCTGTACTTCTCGCCCAAATCCGAAAAAAGCTACGCCTCCAAAAATACCAATCCCCTGTTTGAACGCAAGACGCAGGGCAAAGCCGAAAAGACGCTGCCGCTCAAAATCGTCTATGACCATCAATATGGGAGATGGTATCTGCTTTCCCATGGACGCGAGGGGATTCGAAAATACCGGATGGAAGGCATTACGCAAATCGAAGAGGATGAAGCGGTAGATGAGGTTTTGCATGAGGAGAAGAAGAGCGAGCTTGCGGAGAAAATCCGGTACAGCTGGCTGATCGATACCGGAAGGCCGGTGACGGTACGCGCCCGATTTTATAATCCGGAGGGCTCCTCCGAACCGAATTTCGTCAGAGAGCGGGTCATGCTGCAGGGGCAATGGGGACAGATTGTAGAGGAAGAGGAGCATTCCTTTATTTATGAGATTACCGTGAATGGGACTACGGAAATTAAGCCGTGGCTGCGGAGCTTCGGTTCCAGCTGCGAGGTGTTGGAGCCCATTTCGTTCCGCCGGGAAATGATTGCCGAATGGAAGGAGATTCAGTCCTACTATGCATCTGTTTGA
- a CDS encoding slipin family protein, whose amino-acid sequence MFKTITIQADQLGLLFDKGSYVKKLMPGTYRYMSWSQSTVVVMNIAKPFVVEGKDLQLFLHDADLARELEIVRVQDHEYVLHYEDGQFAQLLKPGVYAFWNLLKKHTFLHTDIRQPELPAEVDRTILPKLAPYLLGYEIANHESGFLFNDHVLQRELTPGKYYFWRGPVSVTVKPIDLRQQQMDLIGQEIMTEDKVTLRLNFVCQYKIVKPIRALEMKSFDEQIHIQLQLVLREYVGTLKLDDLLKRKEDVASFVLTRLQEKSEEFGVQFLGAGVKDVILPGDMKDILNTVLLAEKKAQANLITRREETASTRSLLNTAKLMEENQVLFRLKELEFLEKICDKIGSISFTGGGDLLERLSSLIGETKAANK is encoded by the coding sequence ATGTTTAAAACAATCACGATCCAAGCGGACCAACTCGGTTTGCTGTTTGATAAAGGAAGCTACGTAAAAAAGCTAATGCCAGGAACCTATCGCTATATGTCTTGGTCGCAATCTACTGTTGTGGTCATGAATATCGCAAAGCCGTTCGTTGTAGAGGGCAAGGACCTGCAGCTATTCCTACATGATGCGGACCTCGCACGGGAACTCGAGATCGTACGCGTGCAAGACCATGAATATGTCCTGCATTACGAGGACGGGCAATTCGCACAGCTGCTCAAGCCCGGCGTCTATGCCTTTTGGAACCTGCTGAAAAAGCACACCTTCCTCCACACGGATATCCGTCAGCCGGAGCTGCCTGCCGAGGTAGACCGGACGATTTTGCCGAAGCTCGCGCCTTACTTACTGGGCTACGAAATCGCCAACCATGAATCTGGATTTTTGTTCAATGATCATGTTTTGCAGCGAGAGCTTACTCCCGGCAAGTATTACTTCTGGAGAGGACCCGTTTCGGTTACAGTCAAGCCGATTGATTTAAGACAGCAGCAGATGGATCTCATCGGCCAAGAAATTATGACGGAAGACAAGGTTACGCTGCGACTGAACTTCGTATGCCAATACAAGATCGTCAAGCCGATACGTGCGCTCGAAATGAAATCGTTCGACGAGCAAATTCACATCCAGCTTCAGCTCGTGCTTCGGGAATACGTCGGAACGCTGAAATTGGATGATCTTTTGAAGCGTAAAGAGGACGTAGCGTCGTTCGTTCTCACTCGTTTGCAAGAGAAGAGCGAAGAGTTCGGCGTTCAGTTTCTGGGGGCGGGCGTTAAGGATGTTATTTTGCCAGGGGACATGAAGGATATACTAAACACCGTCCTGCTTGCGGAGAAGAAGGCTCAGGCCAATCTGATCACGCGTCGGGAAGAAACGGCATCGACCCGCAGCTTGCTGAATACCGCGAAGCTGATGGAGGAGAATCAGGTGCTATTCCGTCTGAAGGAGCTGGAATTCCTCGAGAAAATATGCGATAAAATCGGGTCTATCTCGTTCACGGGCGGCGGTGATCTGTTGGAACGGCTGAGCTCGCTTATCGGCGAGACGAAGGCAGCAAATAAATAA
- a CDS encoding nucleotidyltransferase domain-containing protein yields MNDYHAAIMTALDRIEREEQIRILYACESGSRAWGFPSKDCDYDVRFLYVRPVEWYLSIFEKRDVIERPISDMLDINGWDLRKALNLFRKSNPPLLEWLQSPIVYKEEHTVAEQIRRIAPTMFSPKSCMYHYLHMAKGNYRMYLQGEQVKIKKYFYVLRPILACEWIEKHNTMPPIEFERLVDDVVPKGSELRAIIDCLLARKRAGDEMDYEPRINPINEFLEERMEYYEVAAAGMQTPGGGQEQRIDDLFRSALKEVWEKGDEWTYGLSKY; encoded by the coding sequence ATGAACGATTACCATGCAGCTATTATGACCGCGCTCGACCGGATCGAACGCGAAGAACAGATTCGAATCCTATATGCTTGCGAATCGGGAAGCCGGGCATGGGGCTTTCCTTCCAAGGATTGCGACTACGATGTCAGGTTTCTCTATGTTCGGCCGGTGGAGTGGTACTTATCGATTTTTGAGAAGCGGGATGTTATCGAGCGGCCGATCAGTGACATGCTGGATATCAACGGCTGGGATCTGCGAAAAGCTTTAAATCTGTTCCGCAAGTCCAACCCGCCACTGCTTGAGTGGCTCCAGTCCCCGATTGTCTATAAGGAGGAGCATACGGTCGCAGAGCAAATTCGCCGGATTGCGCCAACGATGTTTTCGCCGAAGTCATGTATGTATCACTATTTGCACATGGCAAAAGGGAATTACCGTATGTACCTGCAGGGAGAGCAAGTGAAAATCAAAAAATACTTCTATGTCCTTCGGCCGATACTGGCTTGCGAGTGGATCGAAAAGCATAATACGATGCCGCCTATCGAATTCGAACGTCTGGTCGATGATGTTGTGCCAAAGGGGAGCGAGCTTAGAGCGATCATCGATTGTTTGCTTGCGCGTAAAAGAGCGGGCGACGAAATGGATTACGAACCGAGGATCAATCCGATAAACGAATTTCTGGAGGAAAGAATGGAGTATTACGAGGTGGCCGCTGCAGGTATGCAAACACCTGGTGGAGGTCAAGAGCAGCGCATCGACGATCTG